The genomic region AGCCATGACAGCCGACACACCGATCACCCAAGACGTTTTAACCTTGCCCCGCAAGCTGCCCGAGGGCGGTAAGATCAATCTTGTCGGCCAGACGCGCGAACAATTGCGGGCGACACTGATTCAACTTGGCACCGCCGAGAAGCAAGCCAAAATGCGGGTCGGCCAGATCTGGCAGTGGATCTATCAGTGGGGCAAACGCGACTTTGCCGAGATGACCAACCTGTCCAAAACCCTGCGCGCCGACCTGGCCGAGCACTGTGTCATTGAAATCCCAAAGGTGATCACCAGACAGGTATCTCAGGACGGCACCCGCAAATATCTGGTTCGCATCGCCGGCGGTCACGAGGTCGAGGTGGTCTATATCCCCGAAACAGATCGCGGCACCCTGTGCATCTCGTCTCAGGTGGGCTGCACCCTGACCTGTTCGTTCTGTCACACCGGCACCCAGAAACTGGTCCGCAACCTGACATCCGCCGAGATCATCGGCCAGGTGATGATGGCACGCGACGATCTGGACGAATGGCCGGTGCCCGGCACCCGCTCGGATGACCGCACCCGGCGGCTGTCAAATATCGTGCTGATGGGCATGGGTGAGCCACTGTATAACTTTGAAAACGTCCGCGACGCGATGAAGATCGCAATGGACCCCGAGGGCATTCAACTCAGCCGCCGCCGCATTACCCTGTCGACCTCCGGCGTCGTCCCCGAGATTGCCCGTACAGCGGAAGAAATCGGCTGCATGCTGGCGATCTCGTTCCACGCCACCACCGATGAGGTACGCGACAAGCTGGTGCCGATCAACAAACGCTGGAATCTGGAGAAATTGCTGCAGGCCCTGCGGGACTATCCACGGGTTGCCAATTCTGAGCGTATCACCTTTGAATATGTGATGCTGGACCACGTCAATGACAGCAAGGAAGACGCCCATCGTCTGGTCGAGCTGATCAAGGGTATCCCGGCCAAGATCAACCTGATCCCGTTCAACGAATGGCCCGGAGCTCCGTACAAGCGCAGCTCGGGCAACCGCATCCACGCCTTTGCGGATATCATCCACGAGGCGGGCTATGCCTCGCCGATCCGCAAACCGCGCGGCGAAGACATCATGGCGGCCTGTGGTCAGTTGAAATCCGCCACTGAACGCGCCCGCAAGAGCCGCAAGCAGATCGAAGCCGAGGCGAACATTTCCTCCTGACCCGACTGTCAGCCCCACTCGGTCTAATGGCCGGGTGGGGCAAAATTGCCGCAACACCTTCGTGCCCATAAGGCAGGCCGCCACAATGCGCCTCAAAATTTCCTCAATTCCGGTACAGTTCTGACATGTCGAACAATCAGTTTCCATTCTGAGAACAATCAGAAACAGGAGATCTGACAATGACACAGGCAGATATTGGCGGCAGCATGATCGAGGATGGCGTTCTAAACCTGATCCGCGGTGAGCGGGAAAAAGCACTGAGTGCGCGGGAATGGAAATTCCGCCTGAAGGGCTACGGATATGCGATCAAAGACGTGCGCGGCGCACAGGTATTGACCAGCCTGCCCCAGGGCGTTGAACTGGGCGTGCTGCCGACAGACATGGCCTAACCCACCCAGTTCATATCTTTAATTATACTCTATCGCAGGGGCGGATTATTTCTCCCGCCCGGGAAGATTATCGCGCGGCGGCGCCGGCTCCCAGTTTTCAATGAGCTCCATCGCCTCTTGCGCGGTATCAACAAAGCGGAACAAATCAAGATCCTGATCCGAAATAGTGCCGGCATCTGCCAGCGCATCCCAGTTGATGACCGTTTCCCAGAACGCCTTGCCAAACAGCAGGAACGGCACCCGCTCCATCCGGCCCGTCTGGATCAGGGTCAGGCTCTCAAACATTTCATCCATGGTGCCAAAACCACCGGGGAACACGCAGATCGCCCGCGCCCGCATCAGGAAATGCATCTTTCGGATCGCAAAATAGTGGAAGTTAAAGCTGAGATCCGGGGTCACATATTCGTTCGGGGCCTGTTCATGCGGCAAGACAATGCTCAACCCAATCGACGCCCCGCCCGCATCCATCGCCCCACGATTGCCGGCCTCCATCACGCCGGGACCACCGCCAGTGACAATCACGTGCTGACGGCCGCCGGTCTCGATCGACTTCAACGTCATCAAGCGGGCGAACTCACGCGCCTCGTCATAATATTTCGACAAATCTGCCAGAGTTTGAGTGCGCGCTTGGTCCTTATGCGCGGGGTCCGGAATACGAGCGCCGCCAAACAATACGATGGTGCTTTCAATACCGCGTTCGTCCAGCAACAATTGCGGTTTCAGCAGTTCCAGCTGTAACCGCACCGGGCGCAATTCGTCACGGCAGAGGAAATCCTCATCGGCAAAGGCCAGGCGATAGGCCGGGGAATCACTCTGAGGTGTCGAAGGCACATGTTCGGCCTGATCCCGGTCGGAATGGGCATCGCGAAATCGGCTGTGGCGGTCATCACTCATTTTGGGATCCTGCTTGCGTGTTTTATTTCAGCCTATAAGGTCAACCGCCGCAACACTAGATAAAGGCGCGTAAGATGGGTTGGAAAAGCGACATTGAAGCCGCTGCTGAACGGATTAGTGGCCATATTCAGGTCACGCCGGTGCTGCAAGTTCAGGGATTTGGACTGAACGCCGCGGTTGAGCTGAAACTGGAGCACATGCAGCACACCGGTAGTTTCAAGGCGCGCGGAGCCTTTAACACCCTGCTCAGCCAGCAGGTGCCGGCGGCGGGGCTGGTGGCTGCATCCGGCGGCAACCACGGTGCTGCGGTGGGTTATGCGGCACATAAGCTGGGGCACCGGGCGCGGATCTACGTGCCTGAAATGGCCGGTCCTGCCAAAATCGCCCTCATCCGCGACTCGGGCGCAGACCTGCAAGTGGTTTCCGGGGCCTATGCCAATGCCCTTGAACTGGCGCAACACTACGAAGCCGAGACCGGGGCCATGCAGGTGCACGCCTATGACGCCGCCGCCACCGTCAGCGGCCAGGGCACATGTTTCGCCGAATGGCAGCAGCAGGGATTGCAGGCTGATACTCTGCTGATTGCGGTTGGTGGGGGTGGCTTGATCGCTGGCGCCATGGCCTGGTTTGACGGCGGCAAAAAGATCGTCGCAGTGGAACCGGAAACCTCCTGCGCTCTGAACGCTGCCCTTCAGAGCCAACACCCGGTTGATGTCGAGGTCTCGGGCGTTGCCGCCAATGCGCTGGGGGCCAAACGGGTCGGCAATATCTGTTTCGAGCTGGCCACATCGCAAAACACCACATCTGTCACGGTCACAGACAGGGCGATCACCACCGCCCAGAAAGCCCTGTGGATGCAGCATCGGATTCTGGTCGAACCGGCAGGGGCCACCGCACTGGCAGCGCTGATATCCGGCGCCTACCGCCCCGCAGCGGGTGAACGCGTTGCCGTGCTGATTTGTGGCGGCAATATAGCGCCAAATCCGCTGGGATAGCTCTTGCGGGCCACTGATTTGAATTTTATCTATTATCTATGACAGCCACAATCGCCGATTTCATCTATCACAGCCTCAGCGAACGCATCGTTGCAGGTGATCTTCCCGCCGGAGAGAAACTCCGTCAGGACCATATCGCACGGGAGTTTGACACCAGCCATGTGCCAGTGCGTGAGGCCCTGCTGCGGCTCGAGGCACATGGGCTGGCGCAGTCCATTCCAAGGCGCGGCACAAGGGTCACCGCCCAGGACCCAGGCGAAATTCACGAAGTCATCGAAATGCGGATCTCTCTCGAGATCCTCGCCCTCACCCATGCCATCGCAAACCTAAGCCAGCAGGATCTGGATGCAGCTGAAGCGGCCCGCATTGCCTGTGACGCTGCTGATGACATGGCGGTCTGGGAAAAGCTGAACCGCGGGTTTCACCGGGTGATTCTAACCCCCTGTGCGATGCCACGGCTACTGGCCGCGATCGACGATCTTCACATTGCCTCTGCCCGTCATCTGTTCGCCAACTGGCAGCACCGGTGGAGCCGCCGCACAGACAAGGATCACGCCGCAATCGTTCAAGCCATGCTGCGCCGCGATGCCGCAGCGGCCTGTGAGATTCTGCGTCGTCACCTCCGACGGGTGCGCTGATCTTTGCGCTGCCTTAATTCTGACAATACCATTAGCCACTGTAAATGCATGTCAATTTGAGGCGTTCAACATGTATTACTTTAATTTCACGATCCCCAACTTTTCTACCTCACAGGTCACAGGTGCTGAAACAGGTCCGCGAACCTGTGAGAGAACGCTGATAAGCACCCTGCAAACCGGCCTGACGGCAGCGGCATTCACTTGCAGTGCCGTCAAACCAGAAAACCAGGCCCCTCAATTTGGTGCCCTGAAAAACGGCACCACCTACCATATCGGGGGCCAGTTCAATACTGAGGCAAACTTCTGCAGGGTAATTGTCTTTGTGAAACATAAACGAAGCCTTACGGAAAAACTGCTCGGCCTGAACAAACTGGCACCGCAGAACTACATCGAGAAAACACTTCGCGAGATGATCAGGGCACTGCCGGATGTCTCCGACCTGCAAGAATCTCAGAGTTTCGGGGAAATTGAGGTCGAGAACGGCACATTCGTTGAAATCTGGCGATGACCTGAGCAGGAATTGCCGCTATGAAAGCCCGAACCATTACGTTTTCGGAGCTTAACATATGTCCAACGCCCAGCTGGAAACCGCCATCGAAGCCGCCTGGGAGGTCCGCGACAGCATCACTCCCGCCGCTACCGGAGAGGCCCGTGAGGCCATTCAAGACACGCTAAATGCGTTGGATTCAGGCAGCCTGCGGGTCGCCGAAAAACTGGAAAATGGCGACTGGCACGTAAACCAGTGGGCTAAAAAAGCCGTTCTGCTGGGCTTTCGCATCAAAGATATGGAAATGCAATCTGGCGGCCCACAGGGCAGCGGCTGGTGGGACAAGGTCGACAGCAAATTTAAGGGCTGGGGCGAAGACCAATGGAAAGCAGCAGGGTTCCGCGCTGTTCCCAACGCCATCGTTCGCAAATCCGCCTTTGTCGCCCCCGGTGTGGTGCTGATGCCGTCCTTTATTAACTTAGGCGCCTATGTCGACGAAGGCACCATGGTTGACACCTGGGCCACGGTTGGATCCTGCGCTCAGATTGGTAAGAACGTACACCTGTCCGGCGGCGTTGGTATTGGCGGCGTGTTGGAACCGATGCAGGCCGGTCCAACCATCATCGAAGACAACTGCTTTATCGGCGCCCGTTCAGAAGTCGTCGAAGGCTGCATCATCCGCGAAGGTGCCGTGCTTGGCATGGGGGTCTACATAGGTCAGTCCACCAAAATTGTTGACCGCGAAACTGGTGAAGTCATGTACGGAGAAGTGCCGCCTTACTCGGTGGTTGTGTCCGGCTCAATGCCATCGAAAAATGGTGTCAGCCTGTACTGCGCGGTGATTGTGAAACGCGTTGATGCTAAAACACGCTCCAAGACTGCCATCAATGAGCTTCTGCGCGACTGATTCACCTCCGGTGGCTGGGGCTTTGCCCCAGACCCCAGGATATTTAGAGCCAGATGAATAAAGGATCCCGTTTTCATCTGGCCAATAAATATCCTGGGGGAGCCGCCAGCATGGCGGCGGGGGCAAAGCCCCGAATCGAGATGATCGCGACAAATCACCACCGGTGTGATCAATTCCCCATTGCGCACCATTTCGTTGAAAGCCAGCCCTGCTTTGTGGCGATCTCCAAGTCTGATCCAACAATCTCTGAAAGGCGATCCGGTCGTGCGCCATGTTGAGCCATTTATGCAGAAAAGTGCTCTCCGGAAACAGCTGTTTCATCTTGGCACCGATTTTGTAGATATCCTCGCGATCACCGGACAGTGCCGCCCAGCGAAACGGGCCGATGCCACGGCAGAACAGAGGTCGAATATAGGCGGGCACAAAACCACGAAAATCAAGCGCATTTTCAGCCCCTCTTCCAGTGCCATCTGGCGGATATTGGCGCCGTATTCCACGGTTACAACGCCCATCGCGTGAAACCGGCACATGGCCTCGACCTGCAGCGCCATCGAGGCCCGGGCTGCTTTCTCCACTGCTTTGGGGTCGGTTTTGCGTTTGTCGTTCCACTCTCCAATGCTCCAACCCTGCGGTAGATGGCCATTGATTGGATCATGGGCCGAGGTCTGGTCGGTCACTATGATGGGGCACCGGCCACCCGCCTTGGCGCGGCGGTACAGGTCTGGAAAATATCGGCGGCATTGCCCAGTTGCCCCGACGATCTGGCCACTGTATTGGCGCTCCAGGGCCACAACCCGGTGCATATCCATATCGTTGAACAGCCCAGGGAAGTGAAGGATGTTCAGGCTTGGATGGGTGCCCGCCCGGTTGAATGGCGGTTGCAAAACGCTCCGGCCAATGACAGCGCCTGATCGCCGGGGCAAACCTGGGCGACGGGCTCTTTATGGTGCCGAACACCTGGCCCATGGTGGCGCCTTTGACATCGGTTCGGATTTCAGCGTGCGGACCTCACTGCCGGAAGAGTTGCAGCTGCTAGAGCACTCACCGCGACGACGTGACCTGAACCGCAACGAGATCATCCCCGGAGAGGGCTCGGCTGGAGAAACGCTGCATCTGGAGCTGCGGCGGCACGTTGAAGAGAGCAACGCCACCCACCGCCACGCCCAGGTCCTGCACCTGGAGAGTGTCCGATCTTCTGAGTATGAGGAAATTGACCCATGCTTGCA from Parasedimentitalea psychrophila harbors:
- a CDS encoding LOG family protein, producing the protein MSDDRHSRFRDAHSDRDQAEHVPSTPQSDSPAYRLAFADEDFLCRDELRPVRLQLELLKPQLLLDERGIESTIVLFGGARIPDPAHKDQARTQTLADLSKYYDEAREFARLMTLKSIETGGRQHVIVTGGGPGVMEAGNRGAMDAGGASIGLSIVLPHEQAPNEYVTPDLSFNFHYFAIRKMHFLMRARAICVFPGGFGTMDEMFESLTLIQTGRMERVPFLLFGKAFWETVINWDALADAGTISDQDLDLFRFVDTAQEAMELIENWEPAPPRDNLPGREK
- the rlmN gene encoding 23S rRNA (adenine(2503)-C(2))-methyltransferase RlmN, translated to MTADTPITQDVLTLPRKLPEGGKINLVGQTREQLRATLIQLGTAEKQAKMRVGQIWQWIYQWGKRDFAEMTNLSKTLRADLAEHCVIEIPKVITRQVSQDGTRKYLVRIAGGHEVEVVYIPETDRGTLCISSQVGCTLTCSFCHTGTQKLVRNLTSAEIIGQVMMARDDLDEWPVPGTRSDDRTRRLSNIVLMGMGEPLYNFENVRDAMKIAMDPEGIQLSRRRITLSTSGVVPEIARTAEEIGCMLAISFHATTDEVRDKLVPINKRWNLEKLLQALRDYPRVANSERITFEYVMLDHVNDSKEDAHRLVELIKGIPAKINLIPFNEWPGAPYKRSSGNRIHAFADIIHEAGYASPIRKPRGEDIMAACGQLKSATERARKSRKQIEAEANISS
- a CDS encoding GntR family transcriptional regulator, which gives rise to MTATIADFIYHSLSERIVAGDLPAGEKLRQDHIAREFDTSHVPVREALLRLEAHGLAQSIPRRGTRVTAQDPGEIHEVIEMRISLEILALTHAIANLSQQDLDAAEAARIACDAADDMAVWEKLNRGFHRVILTPCAMPRLLAAIDDLHIASARHLFANWQHRWSRRTDKDHAAIVQAMLRRDAAAACEILRRHLRRVR
- a CDS encoding threonine/serine dehydratase; translation: MGWKSDIEAAAERISGHIQVTPVLQVQGFGLNAAVELKLEHMQHTGSFKARGAFNTLLSQQVPAAGLVAASGGNHGAAVGYAAHKLGHRARIYVPEMAGPAKIALIRDSGADLQVVSGAYANALELAQHYEAETGAMQVHAYDAAATVSGQGTCFAEWQQQGLQADTLLIAVGGGGLIAGAMAWFDGGKKIVAVEPETSCALNAALQSQHPVDVEVSGVAANALGAKRVGNICFELATSQNTTSVTVTDRAITTAQKALWMQHRILVEPAGATALAALISGAYRPAAGERVAVLICGGNIAPNPLG
- the dapD gene encoding 2,3,4,5-tetrahydropyridine-2,6-dicarboxylate N-succinyltransferase is translated as MSNAQLETAIEAAWEVRDSITPAATGEAREAIQDTLNALDSGSLRVAEKLENGDWHVNQWAKKAVLLGFRIKDMEMQSGGPQGSGWWDKVDSKFKGWGEDQWKAAGFRAVPNAIVRKSAFVAPGVVLMPSFINLGAYVDEGTMVDTWATVGSCAQIGKNVHLSGGVGIGGVLEPMQAGPTIIEDNCFIGARSEVVEGCIIREGAVLGMGVYIGQSTKIVDRETGEVMYGEVPPYSVVVSGSMPSKNGVSLYCAVIVKRVDAKTRSKTAINELLRD